The DNA segment TAATCACGATGATGTCTGACATTTACGAGGTTGCTACAAAATGGGGCACAGTTTCTTACTGTTTACCGCACCAGAATTGGCTTCGACCAAGTCAACGCCTTCTCTATTAACAGTCAGATGGGCTGAAAATGGCCAATCACAACCTTTCCTGCCCCTCTATCCTGCCCTTCCCCGTCCGCTAGCTCTTCTGCCTATCAAGGCTCGGGATAGCCAAGCTGGTCGCCGGCGCACTGCACCTCATCGCGACGCCGCCGCCGAATACTGTATGAGTAACTGTATATACTGTGTGAGTAAGAGCCGGAGAGAAGTAACGCGCGGCTCCCACCGGAGTTCGCCGCGTTGCGGTTGACCGACAAACTAAGGTTCGGCGCCTACTCCCATTGGAAAGGGGATCATCTGACAGGTACTCATAACGGAGGAGGCGTTGGCCAACTCTCTCCTCGTAGTTGGAGCCTGGGGCAAGCTTTTAGGGAACAACCATCCATTTAAAACGATTTTTGTAGGGTTGGCAATGATATTTGGCTGCTCACGCTAATTACTTTATTTGTTTGACAAAAAGAGTATTTTTTCACGCACCTGTCTGCAAGAAATAATACGCGTTGGTGTGAAGTGCAAAGGGAACGGGCTCAAACTGTGAAAGCTGTGCTCCCCTATAAAGCATTCTTCCCGAAGTGGTAGTCCTTCTGCTCTCTATATCTTGAAACTTTTTGCAGCTGAGCGATCCGTGCCTGGATGCGGTCGACATCGCCAAGATGGAGGCACCCGTCAGCGACTGGCCCGCAAAGCTCACCCAGCTGTCGTGGCGGGCGTCTTCCAGAACATGTACTTCCCCTACGAAGGAGTTCTGGCGGCGCCCAGTTCTGCTCTAATCATCAACGTCAGTTCTCGTTGATGTTTGAACTCGACCGAGGGCGATCTAGTTCCAACATCAACGAGAACTGACGTTGATGTTTGAACTGACACCGACAGAGTTGGCGGTGGAGACGTGGAGCGTTCAAAAGCCAAGCGCTCTCCGACGACACCCGAAGCACCAACTCTGGCGCCGCACTCCGCAGCGCAGCTTCAGCAGCGCCGGCTGCCTTTTAATTGCGACGTTGCTCGTCTCTTAATGTCTCATGTGTTCCCAGTCTCTGCGAAAATGAATCTTTGCGTTGATGCGTGTTGATGTAAGCGTTTTGATTTCCCTGCTGCCGCTGTCCTTTCAGGCAGCTTACAATGCAGCATCTTTCCGAAAAGGCTTTTCTGGTTCGCAGATAGACATGAATTGAATTTACTTCTACAAATTTGCTGTATTTTTCACAATTAGCTTCATATTTCTCAGCGTACAGTCATGGGTGGCGTTGAAGGTGGGGCAGACATCACCACATTTGTTACAGAATTATAGGGGACAACTGCGTTTATCTTCTTGATCGGTAATATCTTAACAAGTAATCGCGAACCAGGTTTAGCTTAGGGTCAGTTCACATTCATTTTAGGGTTCACATCTCTGTGGTGTGGCATGACTCCGAGAACTATCTCGCACAACCTACAAACTGTACGCAGCGGGTGGATAATGACGAGAAGGCTTTTTTTAAAAGACTGTTTAATTTCATTAAAATGAAAATGACAAGGACGGCGTTGACACAAATGGAGCTGCGCAGATTGTGGAACACACGCAAGTTAATAGCATCGCAGTTGACACCGAAAAATCCAGACTTAGACTGGGGCAAGTAATCCGAACACGAGATAACTGGCGCTCGGTTGCTgccacgaaagacgcgggttcgatcccggccgcggcgatctcATTTCCACGGAGGCGAAATACTGGAGGCcagtgtagtgtgcgatgtcagtgcacgttaaagaaccccaggtggtcgaaatttctggcgCACTTCACTGGAGACGAGTTTGGTGTGGTCCGGTAGCTTCCAACATAAAAGCGATGCTTAGGGGACAGAGGgcccagaaatgaaaaaaaaatgcaagctccgCGAGGAACCCTTTCAAATGAACGGCAGACCATTCTGGAAGCACGGCAAGTGCTTCCTCGAACTGCAGCGGGTGTTGACCTACCAGCGGAGGTTACGTACCTGCACTGCGAATTGCCTATGACGAGTCCGAGGACTGGCATCTTTTTTCCTTGAACCCCCGACGATGCTGGCCGAACTCCACGTTCGCTGCCCAGTCCAGCACAGTGCGAAGACTATTCTGCACATTCTTCGGCCAAAACGACGACTACACTTCGCGCAGTTCCCAAGCCCAGCTTGTTGGAAACGAGCGCCTCACTCAAGACCGAGACCGCACCGAGAGAAAATATTGAAGGACACAGTGGAAATTTGAAAGTGTTCTCGGCGAAAGCTTGTGGCCATTCGACTCACTATGCCCATGTCTTTCTTGTTTTTGCACATGGCACCCCAAGTCGAAtggccacaggctttcgccgaacacaatttagaatttccaaagtgtctTTTAATTTTTATGGCTTTTGGTATCCGCTTCCAGTGGCGCTTCTCTGAACCTCTTGCCGTGGAATCGCTGGGCCGTTTGGGAGCCATCCGACTCGTTCCCCTGACGAAGGAGCGTCGCCGCACCTGCCGCTGACGCGCGCACTCGTTCCATCTGgtgcacgagtgacgtcactgttgctatgcgcagCAGCGCCGCCACCTGTTTTGCTGAGGGAGAGGAGTACGTGCGCTAGTGCGTGAGGGAGAGGCCACAGCCAACAGCGTTGCGGGCAGGGTGGAACGGATGGACGCCGCGAGTTTGAGcctttaaaggctttcgccttaatagcgTCCCTCATCTACGCGTCCATGTGACTTCAACTCCCGCTGTAAGGGCTGAGCACTGCTCCCGCGGCTCCAAGTTGCAACAGCAACGGTCAGCCTGCATGCAGTACCTCGTGGTCAATGCTTGGCATCTTGTTTCAATATTTATTTCTggcagacaaagaaaagaaaaatgtacaCGCCTGTCTAAGAGGCTGACAAAAATGCACGCATGCGTGACGAGTGTCAGTCTCTCAATGTACACGACACCTCAGCATAGGGCGAGAAAAAAATTAACCGGTTACATGCACTGAACAGCAGGAACAAACAGTAAAAAATACAGCCATTGACACATAGCGGCATTTTAGGGTTAACAAAATATAATGCAGGCAAAAGAACCGGACATGATTTATGAAGTCAAATTCCTCctaaagtgacgacaagtatgtATTCAACTTTTTTCTGAAGACTTTTTTCTGAGGCCGACAAATAATGGATATCGTTTTCTTAGTGTTTAATTCTTATTTGTTTATTCTAAACCACTGATAAACCTTCCTTAGCCGGATATTAGCTTCCCGTTGGACAGCGCATACGTTTTCACCAGAAAAAATTAAACAttagtgtcatcggcatataggATTATGTCTGCAGTAAGAGGCACGTTAATCATAtatatcattgatgtataaaagGAAAAGAACCGTACCGACAatagacccttgtggtacaccaaaTTTGATTTCTCCTAGCACGGATGGCGAACTAAGTATTTTTGTGTTCTGTAGTCCGTTAGTTATATAACTTTGAAGTAGGTTAAAAGCAATTCCCCTTATTTGATACTAATTACATTTTTCCAATAAGATGTCTTGCTTGATGGAGTCAAACGCCTTTTTAATGTCAAGAAATATTCCTATTGTAAACAGATTATTCTCAAAATTGCGTactattttttctttcatgtgtAGTAGCGCCGCTTCCGTACACTGTTGCTTCCGAAACCCATATTGATTTTTTGTTATAATATTATTTAAAGCGCAGAAATTCGGGACACGTTCATTAATCACTTGATCAACTAATTTTGAAAAAATTGGCAAGATTGAAACTGGTATGTAGTTGTTAATGTCATCCATGTCACCTGCTTTAAATATTACCGATACCCTTGCAATTCTGAATTCATTCCCTCAAGTGGACTGCTTGAGTGTGCCAGATCTAGATTGTACTGTCTCCTACGTTTTCTGGAAACTTGAAATTAATTTCAATTATTTTGTCCAGTGGGGCTTCAGCTCTGTTGCGGGAAGTTTCAGTTCGGACGCCGCCAGCTCACCTTCCTTGGTAGCCTTGTACCTGTCTTCGAGTATGACCGGAACCGGTAGAATCCACGACGTGAGATTCTTGTCTAGCGAAGAGCTTCCTGAGATTTTCAAGCCTTTGTTTCTATCTCCGTCGTTTGGTTAAACATTTCGCCGCCCTAGATCgtccacaaagaagacaatcaGGAAAGATTTATTTTACCTGGAGCGTGTTGGCTCCAGACGAAGATTTTTCGTCGCTCACACACGTTGCTGGGCCGATTATGCAGCTGTACTTTGATGGTTTTGGTGTCGGCAAGTTTAAACCAACGCCATCGTACTTATGACCGGTGCTAACTTCGCCCAACAAAAACTTTACCATGAACATCCCATTCGCCTTCTTTCAGCCGCCAAGCGAAATTACCCCAATCTCTGAGCTGAAGTATTTATCCCGTGAGTAGGTTTAAGAGAGGTGAAACGGGGtgaaacccaaccaagaatcttgcaTCTTGGGTGACCGTAAGGGTGCAGAGATAAATATTGCCGCGTCTcggtttcgaacccacggcggcgtgAGCAAAACAGCTTAGGCATTATGCAAAACTGCTGCCATCTGTCGAAGGAAAGCGAAACCGACGGAACGCCGCCATGTCAGACGATGACCGTGGCCACTTTCTCCTCTGCTCTAGCTTGATGCGCGTGTTGCGATTGCTTCCTTGCGGCAAGTGCTCTGCTCGTCGAAAAGTTGTTTTCTTGGCGAATTGAGGATGCAGGATGAGTGATGAGTGGACAGTTCTGTCCTGCAAAAGTTTCCAAGCGACTTTGCAGAGACGTATTGTGCGTCCAAAACACGTGTAACGCCACAGGGAACGCAACTACAAGTTTTGTACACAGTCTTATATCACCCTAGCGGCGGTAAAGACGAAAAAATGCGCGAGTCAAGAACAATTCGCGTTTCCAACTAAAAATGTCTCGTGAACTTCGGTCTAGTTTGGGTCGCTACCATTTCGTTCGGTGAATTCTGCGAGTGGGCCTCTGTCGCTTGGGTAGCTGTTGCTGCGATAGCGTGTCGTGTGCGTTTGAATGACGCTGTAGGCGAGCGGTAGCGAAACCTGGTCGGCCCGTAATGTTTGGCAGAATAACACTACTACTAACGCTTATGTGCGCAGACGTTGTCGAGAAGAGCGGACTCCGCCCCCTTCCGCAGAATAGGAAATAAATGTGGGGTGTTGCGCCCCGCATCATGTGGGTACTcggtgtgtgtggggggggggggggggtgccccaAGCAATTgggattagagatttgtagccggttgttagtaatagccatatcagctctcagaatttcgaaaacgcgccgtgttgtggagaggaggacaggaggCATCACAGGTGTGATGCGTATTCCCTCCAGAGCATCTACCGGCAAcgcatgcgcagggcatgtaactgggttctgcatagaacgccggtgcactttgatgcgttcaagGGAACGCAAATTCTGCATAATTTTTGCGGGTCGTCGCATGCCGCGGAGCTGACATTCTAGGCATGAGGGCCCGGTTGGTTCCGAACTCTGCAGGGGCAGAAGCGTGCGCGCTCCTCCAGCTGCGCGGCCGCCTCGGCAGCGTCGTTACACCGCGGACTCCTCGCCGCTGGAGTGGCCGTGCATTTCGCGGGGCGCCGCGCGTTTTTG comes from the Amblyomma americanum isolate KBUSLIRL-KWMA chromosome 1, ASM5285725v1, whole genome shotgun sequence genome and includes:
- the LOC144134503 gene encoding uncharacterized protein LOC144134503 isoform X2, with the protein product MTPEPLSTPDPRPAIRRHGDGDVGKLRIRTAWATMFSACGNTVTSRGLPISQAERSVPGCGRHRQDGGTRQRLARKAHPAVVAGVFQNMYFPYEGVLAAPSSALIINVSSR